Proteins from a genomic interval of Yarrowia lipolytica chromosome 1E, complete sequence:
- a CDS encoding uncharacterized protein (Compare to YALI0E04939g, similar to uniprot|P25345 Saccharomyces cerevisiae YCR024c asn-tRNA synthetase mitochondrial, similar to Saccharomyces cerevisiae SLM5 (YCR024C); ancestral locus Anc_1.449), whose protein sequence is MLRIARTRLMTQRVFESSTVRSITTLPQTINQIKTENKHILGTQDASPVTINGWIKSVQKLKNVAFLNISDGNCAQGVMAVLQPDQVTSDLTTGACVSVKGNLVSSQGKKQGLELQAESVKVTGTVDEYPIQKKFHKQEFLRTLPALRWRTSVNSSTLRYRSFCMAQMTNFFAENDFVQTNPPLLTSSDCEGAGEVFKVAGGGKGDKFFGDKPAYLTVSTQLHLEVLAAAVGRVWTFTPAFRAENSDTNRHLSEFWMAEAEISFIDDLEPLMDLAEGMVKSCLAPLMEEGNKARNDLLDARRSAEQKEELLDRWDMANCDFPRLTYKQAIKILNLQHLKEPFAHRPDYEVGLRSEHEKWLATEYFISPVFVTDYPKEQKPFYMKQSPHDSQTVACFDLLMPHIGEVIGGSVREDNYDTLLKNIETTGMDKSALEWYLELRKQGSTPHGGFGMGFERLISYATGIENIRDVTAFPRWVDNCSC, encoded by the coding sequence ATGCTGCGAATAGCCAGAACTCGTTTGATGACCCAGCGGGTGTTCGAATCCTCTACGGTCCGATCCATCACCACTCTGCCCCAGACAATCAACCAGATCAAGACTGAAAACAAGCACATTCTCGGCACTCAGGATGCTTCACCTGTGACCATCAACGGTTGGATCAAGTCTGTacagaagctcaagaatGTCGCATTTCTCAACATTTCCGACGGCAATTGTGCCCAGGGTGTTATGGCTGTGCTCCAACCCGATCAGGTGACCTCCGATCTCACTACGGGTGCATGTGTGTCTGTCAAGGGCAACTTGGTCAGTTCTCAGGGCAAGAAGCAGGGTCTGGAACTCCAGGCCGAGTCGGTCAAGGTTACTGGAACAGTGGACGAATACCCTATTCAAAAGAAGTTCCACAAACAAGAGTTTCTGCGAACCCTGCCTGCTCTCAGATGGAGAACTTCTGTCAACTCCTCTACTCTTAGATACAGATCATTCTGTATGGCTCAAATGACCAACTTCTTCGCCGAGAACGACTTTGTGCAGACTAACCCTCCCCTGCTGACCTCTTCTGATTGTGAGGGTGCCGGTGAGGTGTTCAAGGTGGCTGGAGGGGGCAAAGGAGACAAGTTCTTCGGAGACAAGCCCGCATACCTCACTGTTTCCACCCAATTGCATCTGGAAGTTCTGGCAGCTGCCGTAGGTCGAGTGTGGACCTTCACACCTGCTTTCCGTGCTGAAAACAGCGATACCAATCGTCATCTGAGCGAGTTCTGGATGGCAGAAGCCGAGATCTCGTTCATTGACGACCTGGAGCCTCTCATGGACCTCGCTGAGGGAATGGTGAAGTCATGTCTTGCTCCTCTTATGGAAGAAGGTAACAAGGCGCGAAACGATCTTTTGGATGCTCGGAGAAGCGCTGAACAGAAGGAAGAGCTTCTCGATCGATGGGACATGGCTAACTGCGACTTCCCCAGACTCACATACAAGCAAGCGATCAAAATTCTTAACCTGCAGCACCTTAAGGAGCCTTTCGCCCACCGACCCGACTATGAGGTTGGCCTCCGAAGTGAACATGAGAAGTGGCTGGCAACAGAGTATTTCATTTCGCCTGTGTTTGTAACTGACTACcccaaggagcagaagcCCTTCTACATGAAGCAGAGCCCTCACGATTCGCAGACTGTCGCCTGTTTCGATCTCCTTATGCCCCACATCGGAGAAGTTATTGGAGGTTCCGTTCGAGAAGATAACTATGACACTCTGCTGAAGAACATCGAGACTACAGGCATGGACAAGAGTGCTCTTGAGTGGTACCTTGAGCTTCGAAAGCAGGGATCTACTCCTCATGGAGGCTTCGGCATGGGTTTTGAGCGACTCATCAGCTACGCTACAGGTATTGAGAACATCAGAGATGTGACAGCATTCCCCAGATGGGTAGACAACTGTAGCTGTTAA